The following coding sequences lie in one Pseudomonas svalbardensis genomic window:
- a CDS encoding DMT family transporter, with the protein MAALITSVLFLIVCLSWGTTWLGIKIAVESVPPLIAAGLRFLIAFPLFLGFALIRREPLLFPKESRWFFVFVTLSYFSLPYYLLNYGEMHVSSGLTALLFSCMPVFILLFSALFLREKIYPSQVLGIAIGFGSLFMIIRSQGLYLDHAELLGVLAILCAAVMHALCYVVTKKHGTAISVITYNTLPIGIAGLMLFVAGLSVEAPVFDAITARSWSALFYLGLVASVGGFIVYFLLLKRLSPIILSFVFIIFPVFAVIIGAWYEGQALSRELMMYSAILLTGFAITKLPVEKWLIGKKANP; encoded by the coding sequence CTGGCCGCCCTGATCACCAGCGTGTTGTTCCTGATCGTGTGCCTGAGTTGGGGCACCACGTGGCTCGGGATCAAGATTGCCGTTGAAAGCGTGCCGCCACTAATTGCTGCCGGCCTGCGGTTCCTGATCGCTTTTCCGTTATTTCTTGGCTTCGCCCTGATACGTCGTGAGCCGCTGCTGTTTCCCAAGGAAAGCCGCTGGTTTTTTGTCTTCGTCACGCTGTCGTATTTCAGCCTGCCGTATTACTTGCTCAATTACGGCGAGATGCACGTTTCGTCCGGCCTGACGGCACTGCTGTTCAGCTGCATGCCGGTGTTCATCCTGCTGTTTTCCGCGCTGTTTCTGCGGGAGAAAATCTACCCCTCGCAAGTGCTCGGCATCGCTATCGGTTTCGGCAGCCTGTTCATGATCATCCGCAGCCAAGGGCTGTATCTGGACCATGCCGAATTGCTCGGGGTGTTGGCGATTCTCTGCGCCGCGGTGATGCATGCGCTGTGTTACGTGGTGACGAAAAAACACGGTACGGCGATTAGCGTCATCACCTACAACACGCTGCCCATTGGCATCGCCGGGCTGATGCTGTTTGTCGCCGGATTGAGTGTCGAAGCACCGGTGTTCGATGCCATCACCGCGCGTTCGTGGAGCGCCCTGTTCTATCTGGGACTGGTGGCGTCGGTGGGCGGGTTTATCGTTTACTTCCTGCTGCTCAAGCGACTGAGCCCGATCATTCTGTCGTTTGTGTTCATCATTTTTCCGGTGTTCGCGGTGATCATCGGTGCCTGGTACGAGGGGCAAGCCTTGTCCCGGGAACTGATGATGTACTCGGCGATTTTGCTGACGGGGTTTGCGATCACCAAATTACCTGTGGAAAAGTGGCTCATCGGCAAAAAAGCAAACCCCTAG
- a CDS encoding aminotransferase-like domain-containing protein, which produces MTVKTSIAMVSILRDGLANGLGVKYKRLADAIEKGIAEGLIEPASKLPPHRLLADSLGVTIGTISRAYGELERVGLVVARVGDGTYVRQRGMERSRDRGFRNVSDEPRAFFDMSRNQPIPGQEALFLSQSLQALSLDPEALQHISGYTADVGLPRYRAAGAHWLRHKEFVPNTEQIVCVNGGQHGLLCALMGLLKAGDTLVTEHLTYPGLISVARQLGIKLIGVGMDDEGLMPDALEEVCRNHRVSALYCTPTIQNPTAAVMSVARREAIAEVCRQHNLLIFEDEAHAVLAQQRPLPLSHFAPERSVLIGSLSKAVSAGLRVGYLHAPQPLIGRLSAAVRGTCWMASPLSLEVASLWIENGIAEQLLGQQIAEIGRRKALVSGVLEGLAYKTHPHSPHFWVEVPEPWRASQIAEELKVNNYLIATAEAFAVGHGAVPQFIRASVCNSAGDDRLLLQGFDALVGALTESV; this is translated from the coding sequence ATGACTGTCAAAACAAGTATTGCCATGGTGTCAATCCTGCGCGACGGCCTCGCCAATGGTCTGGGGGTGAAATACAAACGCCTCGCCGACGCGATCGAAAAAGGCATCGCTGAAGGGCTGATCGAGCCCGCCAGCAAATTGCCGCCTCATCGGTTGCTGGCGGATAGCCTCGGCGTGACTATCGGTACCATCAGCCGCGCTTACGGTGAACTCGAACGTGTGGGATTGGTGGTCGCGCGGGTGGGGGACGGCACGTATGTGCGTCAGCGCGGAATGGAACGATCGCGGGACCGTGGCTTTCGCAATGTCAGTGATGAACCGCGGGCGTTTTTTGACATGAGCCGCAATCAACCGATTCCGGGGCAGGAAGCGCTTTTTTTGAGTCAGAGCCTGCAAGCGTTGTCCCTTGATCCTGAGGCGTTGCAACACATCAGTGGCTACACCGCCGATGTCGGTTTGCCACGCTATCGTGCGGCGGGCGCGCACTGGCTCAGGCATAAAGAGTTTGTCCCGAACACCGAGCAGATCGTTTGCGTGAACGGCGGCCAGCACGGCCTGTTGTGTGCCTTGATGGGGTTGCTCAAGGCAGGCGATACGTTGGTGACGGAGCACCTGACCTACCCGGGGTTGATCAGCGTCGCACGCCAGCTCGGGATAAAACTCATCGGTGTCGGGATGGATGATGAAGGGCTGATGCCCGATGCCCTGGAGGAGGTTTGCCGCAACCATCGTGTCTCGGCGCTGTATTGCACGCCGACGATCCAGAATCCTACGGCTGCAGTGATGTCCGTCGCACGGCGCGAGGCGATTGCAGAGGTCTGTCGGCAGCACAATCTGTTGATCTTTGAAGACGAAGCCCACGCGGTATTAGCTCAACAGCGACCGTTGCCCTTGAGCCATTTCGCCCCGGAGCGTTCGGTGCTGATCGGCAGCCTGAGCAAGGCGGTTTCGGCGGGTTTGCGAGTCGGTTACCTGCATGCGCCGCAACCGTTGATCGGACGCTTGAGCGCCGCTGTGCGCGGGACGTGCTGGATGGCCAGCCCGTTGTCGCTGGAGGTGGCGAGTCTGTGGATAGAAAACGGCATTGCCGAGCAGTTGCTGGGCCAGCAGATTGCCGAGATCGGTCGGCGCAAGGCGTTGGTGAGTGGTGTGCTGGAGGGCTTGGCGTACAAAACCCATCCCCATAGCCCGCACTTCTGGGTCGAAGTGCCCGAGCCGTGGCGGGCCTCGCAGATTGCTGAGGAACTCAAGGTGAATAATTATCTGATCGCCACCGCTGAAGCGTTTGCGGTCGGGCATGGGGCGGTACCGCAGTTCATCAGGGCGAGTGTTTGTAATTCGGCGGGGGATGATCGGTTGTTGCTGCAAGGATTTGATGCGCTGGTGGGGGCATTAACAGAGTCCGTGTAA